In Sebastes fasciatus isolate fSebFas1 chromosome 15, fSebFas1.pri, whole genome shotgun sequence, a genomic segment contains:
- the med6 gene encoding mediator of RNA polymerase II transcription subunit 6 has product MAAMDFKDNLLGISWVDSGWVPILNPGNVLDYFSERSNPFYDRTCNNEVVKMQRLTLEHLNQMVGVEYILLHAQEPILYIIRKQQRQSPTQLIPLADYYIIAGVVYQAPDLGTVISSRALSAVHGIQSAFDEAMSYCRYHPSKGYWWHFKDQEEREKNKPKSKKKEEPSSLFQRHRVDTLLLDLRSKFPPTFYQPKPGEKPIPVEVKKEPEPPTEAVKQEEREPATKTSAPAPPSKPPPEKRARLQ; this is encoded by the exons ATGGCAGCGATGGATTTCAAAG ACAACCTTCTTGGGATATCCTGGGTAGACAGCGGCTGGGTACCGATTCTTAACCCTGGAAATGTACTGGACTACTTCTCTGAGAGAAGTAACCCTTTCTATGACCGAACCTGTAATAATGAAGTAGTGAAGATGCAGCGGCTTACTCTGGAACATCTGAA TCAGATGGTGGGAGTGGAGTACATTCTTCTTCATGCTCAGGAGCCAATTCTTTACATAATCCGGAAACAACAGAGGCAGTCACCAACACAAT TGATTCCGTTGGCTGACTACTACATCATAGCAGGAGTGGTGTACCAGGCGCCAGACCTGGGAACAGTTATCAGCTCCAGAGCG cTTTCTGCTGTCCATGGAATCCAGTCGGCTTTTGATGAGGCCATGTCATATTGTCGCTATCACCCATCCAAAGGATACTGGTGGCACTTCAAGGACCAGGAGGAGAGAG aaaaaaacaaacccaagtcaaagaagaaagaggagccGAGTTCACTGTTTCAGAGGCACCGTGTCGACACGCTCCTTCTGGACCTCAGGTCAAAGTTTCCACCAACGTTCTACCAG CCCAAGCCTGGGGAGAAGCCTATTCCAG TTGAGGTGAAGAAAGAGCCTGAACCCCCAACAGAAGCTGTTAAACAAGAGGAAAGGGAACCAGCCACAAAGACCTCCGCCCCAGCTCCGCCAAGCAAACCGCCTCCTGAGAAGAGAGCCAGACTACAGTGA
- the ttc9 gene encoding tetratricopeptide repeat protein 9A encodes MSVIQAGHDGSKGGHTDSSGGSPRLQQHCAQPPNSSSSSSSSSRTRDARYQQQLQQQQQRHHGGSMLKQPSLNEPADVVRRALDFKCQGTQCYKDKKYREAIGKYHRALLEIKGLCRVLGDPDSSSKPPSPLLPTISKSERLTDEQKGAMENAELECYNSLAACLLQMELVNYERVKEYCLKVLHKEGKNFKALYRSGVAYYHLGEFQKALYYLKESNKQEPSDTNAIRYIQLTEMKIRRSAQREKKEAT; translated from the exons ATGAGCGTGATCCAGGCCGGGCACGACGGCAGCAAAGGtggacacactgacagcagcgGCGGCTCTCCGAGGCTCCAGCAGCACTGCGCTCAGCCtcccaacagcagcagcagcagcagcagcagcagccggacCAGAGATGCCAGAtaccagcagcagctccagcagcagcagcagaggcatCATGGAGGCTCGATGCTGAAGCAACCGTCTCTCAACGAGCCGGCCGACGTGGTGAGACGGGCGCTGGACTTCAAGTGTCAGGGCACCCAGTGCTACAAGGATAAGAAGTACCGAGAGGCGATAGGCAAGTACCACCGCGCTCTGCTGGAGATTAAAGGGCTGTGCAGGGTGCTGGGGGATCCGGACTCCAGCTCCAAACCACCGTCCCCCCTACTGCCCACCATCAGCAAGTCAGAGAGGCTGACAGATGAGCAGAAGGGGGCCATGGAGAACGCAGAGCTGGAGTGTTACAACAGCCTGGctg CCTGCCTGCTGCAGATGGAGCTGGTGAACTACGAGCGAGTGAAGGAATACTGTCTGAAAGTGCTTCACAAGGAGGGGAAGAACTTCAAGGCTCTGTACCGATCCGGTGTGGCCTACTACCACCTAGGAGAGTTCCAGAAGGCCCTGTACTACCTGAAggagtcaaacaaacaggaaccATCAG ACACCAATGCCATCCGCTACATCCAGCTGACAGAGATGAAGATCCGCCGGAGCGCCCAAAGGGAAAAGAAAGAGGCGACATAA
- the map3k9 gene encoding mitogen-activated protein kinase kinase kinase 9 codes for MDVFKPASDTSLSPKACVSSSSEADVFRWPGPDHDAPPVPDATVPVPAPGGFWTAVFDYEATADDELSLRRGDLVEVLSKDSLVSGDEGWWTGMILDRVGIFPSNYVSNGNVITEEIRDTSEQQYSVPPLHLLEIDFSELTLEEIIGVGGFGKVYRAVWRGSEVAVKAARRDPDEDAEQTLESVRQEAKLFAMLNHPNIMGLLGTCLQEPNLCLVMEYARGGPLNRALAGKRIPPCTLVDWAVQIARGILYLHSQAIVPIIHRDLKSSNILILERVEMEDLSNKTLKITDFGLAREWHRTTKMSAAGTYAWMAPEVIRSSTFSKGSDVWSYGVLLWELLTGEVPFRGIDGLAVAYGVAMNKLALPIPLTCPEPFARLMEECWSSDPHSRPHFTIILDQLTAIEESGFFEMPAESFHSLQDDWKLEIQEMFDQLRTKEKELRSWEEELTQAALQQKCQEEALRRREQELAEREIHILERELNIIIHQLYQEKPHVESRQGKFRRNRLKLKDGNRISLPSDFQHKITVQASPSHDRRRSLLSSSSSPPSSPPMLPRLRAIQLTPREGYTAWGRGTGLQQDEEESEERKGSRKKGRSRGCGPYREHSADASVKPPHEGSRQRSCSAPNLRRSPRHSPAVPGVPSLVEMENEDCCFTTDPGATSGQSYLCIPFQKEGHTAAAAAEGDGDEYCPSVQVPGTPPCRKSPGGGRRSELVLLGCGALLAAVGMGCNLLTLAQPEENIKSRWDGFFHRTGGQRRSTSPPTRRLFRRESPLKPSAPSLPEKGLPPSYTLLSLSSVSDCNSTRSLLRSDSEELLVCRPVSPRKHIPACQTPINPLVNTHIESFKRNPRQSLTPTHVPSAQIPSRSLRRTPSDGAIKKSCPSNNLEPLIEKTALENAGGFRGLKEDRPEVPRLPDPNLVFPPTPRRRCAPERPKTLDFVARPRPSPRARCDVFWAEGKPRGNGQNLGNGESPAHTSSTETPPTVEFGRDPAVLPTPMEAPTPYSPRRKKENLLDRLDEGQCRDGTVPLCRPEISFPKDSPYRYRPGFWS; via the exons ATGGATGTCTTCAAACCCGCTTCGGACACCAGTTTGAGTCCCAAGGCGTGCGTGTCCTCGTCTTCAGAAGCAGATGTTTTCCGCTGGCCCGGTCCGGATCATGACGCGCCACCGGTACCGGACGCAACGGTACCGGTACCGGCACCGGGCGGCTTCTGGACTGCCGTGTTCGACTATGAAGCGACTGCGGACGACGAGCTCAGCCTGCGGAGAGGAGACCTGGTGGAGGTGCTCTCCAAGGACTCCCTGGTGTCCGGAGACGAGGGCTGGTGGACCGGCATGATACTGGACCGGGTCGGCATCTTCCCATCTAATTATGTGAGCAACGGGAATGTTATAACGGAGGAGATCCGGGACACCTCGGAGCAGCAGTACTCCGTGCCTCCTCTGCACC tcCTGGAGATTGATTTCTCTGAGCTGACCCTGGAGGAAATCATTGGCGTGGGCGGTTTTGGGAAAGTCTACCGTGCAGTGTGGCGAGGCTCAGAGGTGGCGGTGAAGGCGGCGCGGCGGGACCCCGACGAGGACGCCGAGCAGACTCTGGAGAGCGTGCGTCAGGAGGCCAAACTGTTCGCTATGCTCAACCATCCCAACATCATGGGTCTGCTGGGGACGTGTCTGCAGGAGCCCAACCTGTGTCTGGTCATGGAGTACGCCCGGGGCGGCCCTCTCAACCGGGCCCTCGCTGGGAAACGCATCCCTCCGTGCACGCTGGTGGACTGGGCCGTGCAGATCGCCCGGGGAATCCTCTACCTCCACAGCCAGGCCATCGTCCCCATCATTCACCGGGACCTCAAGTCCAGCAACA TCTTGATCCTAGAGAGGGTCGAGATGGAAGACCTCAGCAACAAGACTCTGAAGATCACAGACTTCGGGCTGGCTCGAGAGTGGCACCGCACCACCAAGATGAGCGCCGCCGGCACCTACGCCTGGATGGCGCCCGAAGTCATCCGCTCGTCCACGTTCTCCAAGGGTAGCGACGTGTGGAG TTATGGCGTGCTGCTGTGGGAGCTGCTGACAGGAGAAGTTCCCTTTCGGGGTATCGATGGTCTCGCCGTGGCGTACGGGGTGGCGATGAACAAGCTGGCTTTGCCCATTCCCTTGACCTGCCCGGAGCCCTTTGCACGTCTCATGGAAG AGTGCTGGAGCTCAGACCCTCACTCCCGACCGCACTTCACAATTATTCTGGACCAGCTGACGGCCATCGAGGAGTCGGGCTTCTTTGAGATGCCAGCAGAGTCCTTCCACTCTCTGCAGGATGACTGGAAACTAGAGATCCAGGAAATGTTTGATCAACTGAGGACCAAGGAGAAG GAGCTGCGATCGTGGGAGGAGGAGCTGACCCAAGCCGCTCTGCAGCAGAAATGCCAGGAGGAGGCTCTGAGGAGGCGCGAGCAGGAACTGGCCGAGCGGGAGATCCACATCCTGGAGCGAGAGCtcaacatcatcatccaccAGCTCTACCAGGAGAAGCCTCACGTGGAGAGCAGGCAGGGCAAGTTCCGCCGCAACCGCCTTAAACTCAAGGATGGGAACAGGATCAGCTTGCCTTCAG ATTTTCAGCATAAAATCACAGTGCAGGCGTCTCCCTCTCATGATCGGAGGAGGAGTTtgctcagcagcagctccagtccTCCGAGCAGTCCACCGATGCTGCCCCGCCTCCGAGCCATCCAAC TCACCCCACGGGAGGGATACACAGCCTGGGGTCGCGGCACAGGTTTACAgcaggatgaagaggagagtgAGGAGAGGAAGGGCTCCAGGAAAAAGGGCAGATCCCGCGGGTGTGGTCCATACAGGGAACACAGCGCTGACGCCAG TGTGAAGCCTCCTCATGAAGGCAGCAGGCAGCGGTCCTGCAGCGCCCCAAACCTTCGCAGATCCCCGAGACACAGTCCAGCAGTACCTGGAGTGCCGAGCCTTGTGGAGATGG AAAACGAAGACTGCTGCTTCACTACTGATCCAGGAGCAACTTCTGGTCAGTCCTACCTCTGCATCCCCTTCCAGAAGGAGGGCCacacggctgctgctgctgctgagggtgATGGAGATGAGTACTGCCCCAGCGTCCAGGTTCCGGGGACACCGCCGTGCAGGAAGAGCCCCGGTGGGGGGCGGCGGTCTGAGTTGGTCCTGCTGGGCTGCGGAGCTCTGCTAGCAGCCGTCGGAATGGGCTGCAACTTGCTGACTCTGGCCCAGCCGGAGGAGAACATCAAGTCACGATGGGACGGTTTCTTCCACAGAACGGGGGGGCAGAGGCGAAGCACCAGCCCCCCGACTCGCAGACTGTTCCGGCGGGAGAGCCCGCTGAAACCTTCGGCGCCCTCGCTGCCCGAGAAAGGCTTGCCCCCCTCTTACACGCTGCTGTCCTTATCGTCGGTGTCTGACTGCAACTCCACCCGCTCCCTGCTGCGCTCCGACAGCGAGGAGCTGTTGGTCTGCCGCCCTGTCTCGCCGCGCAAACATATTCCGGCCTGCCAAACCCCGATCAACCCGCTGGTCAACACACACATCGAGAGCTTCAAGCGTAACCCCCGCCAGTCCCTCACACCCACGCATGTACCATCTGCCCAAATTCCCTCACGTAGCCTGCGGCGAACTCCATCAGACGGAGCCATCAAGAAGAGCTGTCCTTCTAATAATCTGGAACCACTGATAGAAAAAACAGCACTAGAGAACGCAG GTGGCTTCAGAGGTTTAAAAGAAGACCGTCCCGAGGTCCCGAGGCTCCCCGATCCCAATCTCGTGTTCCCCCCAACTCCCCGTCGCCGCTGTGCTCCCGAACGCCCCAAAACCCTCGACTTTGTAGCTCGGCCTCGGCCGTCGCCACGGGCGCGCTGCGATGTGTTTTGGGCGGAGGGGAAGCCCAGGGGAAACGGACAAAACCTGGGCAACGGCGAGTCCCCCGCCCACACCTCCAGCACAGAGACTCCTCCGACCGTAGAGTTCGGTAGGGACCCGGCGGTGCTGCCCACCCCCATGGAGGCCCCGACGCCCTACTCCCCCCGCCGCAAGAAGGAAAACCTGCTGGATCGGCTGGATGAGGGACAGTGCCGGGATGGAACCGTCCCGCTCTGCAGACCGGAGATCAGCTTTCCCAAAGACTCACCGTACCGCTACAGACCTGGATTCTGGTCCTAA